Proteins encoded in a region of the Teredinibacter purpureus genome:
- a CDS encoding substrate-binding domain-containing protein gives MSETHALKIGVFSPQFQGPFHGEITNQIRQLCALKNHEFVGIATGGFAHYNSRINIDKLDGAILLRNSVSPEFASHLLEENIPTVSIAYDYFPLTIPLVCSDHAEGSKLAYEHLKSLGHTTIAFVGDLSNYDIRKRYEAIGDLLEADGLEATEELLYTVNSVDIESGKDACKEFIQRSCNSTGIICGSGLTGIGFHQCVKQHTEIQPGHLDIVIFDSIPMTPVISPEIASIDQNVLLMAHQSINLIEQLTAGTATPRLHQITPKLITPITENESSKDAYLATCVELQSLYNANYMKSLLSNFYEWTNDIIESNLDKIMTISPLFSNFIELVIFSRIKSAKDGQHFLISKKYTSGETRSFSLLDDKNRCIDHEYPEAFLSEDERDTLKISFHFPIKINNRSWGIMTVLGKNDASTATPSNFFSFINYMETISSRLGDKFEIQYKTKQEKTRKNTTKTPPDEKEKWQSSTFEFNNESGITTWNEKALEILGYRSSFEKNIYMHMDISDMFEEEDSDLIRRKFLNLFLHGNHLNFTGNIKRKSGSHSVCVLESQSDLSKNGSITFKVHIKD, from the coding sequence ATGTCAGAAACCCATGCGCTGAAAATTGGTGTTTTCTCTCCTCAATTTCAGGGGCCGTTTCATGGAGAAATTACAAACCAAATACGTCAACTTTGCGCCCTGAAAAACCACGAATTTGTTGGCATCGCTACCGGAGGGTTCGCCCACTACAATTCTCGTATTAATATAGACAAACTTGATGGTGCTATCCTTCTCCGAAATTCAGTAAGTCCAGAGTTCGCTTCGCATCTGCTCGAAGAAAATATCCCCACGGTATCGATTGCATACGACTATTTCCCCCTTACCATTCCGCTCGTATGTTCAGATCATGCAGAAGGCAGCAAACTTGCGTACGAACACCTGAAATCTCTTGGTCATACAACAATTGCTTTTGTAGGAGACCTTTCCAACTATGACATCCGAAAACGATACGAAGCCATTGGAGACCTATTAGAGGCTGACGGGCTAGAAGCCACGGAGGAATTACTCTATACCGTTAACTCTGTAGACATAGAAAGTGGAAAAGACGCCTGTAAAGAATTTATACAGCGCTCGTGTAATTCAACCGGCATTATTTGTGGGTCAGGGTTAACCGGTATTGGGTTCCACCAGTGCGTGAAGCAACATACCGAAATACAACCCGGACACCTCGATATTGTCATTTTCGACTCTATTCCTATGACCCCTGTTATATCACCAGAGATCGCCAGCATTGACCAAAATGTATTACTAATGGCCCACCAAAGCATTAACCTTATCGAACAACTCACTGCTGGCACTGCGACACCACGTCTACATCAAATAACACCCAAACTAATTACACCCATTACCGAGAACGAAAGTTCTAAAGATGCCTACCTTGCGACATGTGTTGAATTACAATCGTTATACAACGCCAACTACATGAAAAGTTTACTTTCCAATTTTTATGAATGGACAAACGATATAATCGAATCCAATTTGGATAAGATAATGACTATATCCCCTCTTTTCTCGAACTTTATCGAACTCGTAATATTCTCACGAATAAAGTCTGCCAAAGATGGTCAACACTTTCTTATTTCTAAAAAATACACGTCAGGCGAGACACGATCATTCTCTCTTCTAGACGATAAAAACCGATGCATTGACCATGAATACCCAGAAGCATTTCTTTCGGAAGACGAACGAGACACTTTAAAAATATCATTTCATTTCCCGATAAAAATAAATAATCGATCATGGGGAATAATGACGGTATTAGGGAAAAATGATGCTTCCACCGCTACGCCAAGCAATTTCTTTTCTTTTATCAATTACATGGAAACCATTTCTTCTAGATTAGGCGATAAATTTGAAATCCAATACAAAACAAAACAAGAGAAGACAAGAAAAAATACAACAAAAACGCCACCAGACGAAAAAGAAAAATGGCAATCCTCCACCTTTGAGTTTAATAACGAGTCGGGAATTACCACCTGGAATGAAAAAGCCCTGGAAATACTTGGTTACAGATCATCTTTCGAGAAAAATATTTACATGCATATGGATATTTCCGACATGTTCGAAGAGGAGGACTCAGATCTAATACGCCGAAAATTTCTAAACCTATTTTTACATGGAAACCACCTAAACTTTACCGGCAATATAAAGCGTAAATCAGGGTCCCACTCGGTATGCGTACTGGAGTCTCAGTCAGACTTGAGCAAAAACGGCAGTATTACATTCAAAGTACACATTAAAGATTAA
- a CDS encoding DUF4785 domain-containing protein — protein sequence MTIKLNVIFNSILVTSLTVIVATFSSVSYSADIARESKTTYKAKILPLKASDLGSTTIESRLQTVEMPSINMNKETVTFVQVLGNGSAIESAIKPSYTSSSRSFKMHVKGNKLASGIIIPASSQSPIVRVVSQSNAKSFRADQLELKENGRWISGSKAFDIVADRNELNAAGMPSARDVFAMRLKSRGAATPIELRVNKLANLDGDFAIHVFETNSKTVLDLTVANTNLLQGDKLKADVKLHKGAAHLDIVSANGYLVSPRAATKIPVKINIIDGQVSSVIDTKGLSSNAAGLWELHITSEHKGGDVVVLRDAAVAFSLSAKTARFSGDVHIRKPLRKTEGLTLEFDIETALAGRYAVSAVIYGNDSNGNKKAGVMVSAAKWLDANGEIELDISPQKLAEADITAPFEVRYLELKDQTRMASLWSQTNALNIP from the coding sequence ATGACTATAAAGCTAAATGTAATTTTTAATAGCATACTTGTAACGTCCCTAACAGTGATTGTTGCTACTTTCTCCAGTGTGTCGTATAGCGCAGACATTGCGCGTGAATCGAAGACTACCTACAAAGCCAAAATACTTCCGCTTAAGGCAAGCGACCTAGGAAGCACAACCATTGAAAGCCGCTTACAAACGGTAGAAATGCCGTCTATTAATATGAACAAAGAAACCGTCACATTTGTTCAAGTACTCGGCAACGGGTCGGCAATAGAATCAGCCATAAAGCCAAGTTATACCAGCTCTAGTCGCAGTTTTAAAATGCACGTTAAGGGCAATAAATTGGCTAGCGGTATTATCATTCCTGCATCCTCTCAATCGCCTATTGTTCGTGTGGTGTCGCAATCCAACGCCAAAAGCTTTAGAGCCGACCAATTGGAATTGAAGGAAAATGGGCGATGGATAAGCGGTAGCAAAGCCTTCGATATCGTTGCTGACAGAAACGAATTGAACGCGGCCGGTATGCCAAGTGCAAGAGATGTTTTTGCAATGCGATTAAAATCTAGAGGTGCAGCCACACCTATCGAACTTCGTGTCAATAAGCTAGCCAATCTCGACGGAGATTTCGCAATACATGTGTTCGAAACCAATAGTAAAACCGTTCTCGATCTAACTGTTGCGAATACCAACCTACTACAGGGTGACAAGTTAAAAGCGGATGTAAAGTTACACAAAGGTGCCGCTCACCTAGACATTGTCTCTGCAAATGGGTATCTCGTCTCTCCTAGAGCCGCTACTAAAATCCCGGTGAAAATTAATATCATTGACGGTCAAGTATCGTCAGTTATCGATACCAAAGGTTTGTCTTCAAACGCTGCGGGACTTTGGGAATTACATATCACCTCAGAGCATAAAGGTGGCGATGTTGTAGTATTACGTGATGCAGCCGTAGCCTTTTCGCTTTCAGCAAAGACCGCACGCTTCTCCGGCGACGTCCACATTCGTAAACCACTACGCAAAACCGAAGGACTGACGCTGGAGTTCGACATAGAGACAGCATTAGCAGGTCGTTATGCGGTTAGTGCCGTTATTTATGGCAATGACAGCAACGGCAACAAAAAAGCAGGCGTCATGGTCTCGGCGGCAAAATGGTTAGATGCTAACGGTGAAATTGAACTTGATATCTCGCCACAAAAATTAGCCGAAGCTGATATTACAGCACCATTTGAAGTTCGTTACCTTGAGCTGAAAGACCAAACCCGAATGGCCTCACTTTGGTCCCAAACAAATGCTCTAAACATTCCCTAA